CGCTCTTCGGCGTCGTGCTCGTCGACCACTTCATCGTGCGCAAGCGCCGTGTCGACGCAGCCGCGCTCGCCGACCCGCAGGGCCGCTACGGTTACTCCGCAGGCTGGCACGTGAGCGCATTCGTCGCATGGGCGATCGGCATCGCCGCCTACCAGGCGATCAACCAGTGGCTGCCGAATCTCGGCGCGACGCTGCCTGCGCTTGCGATCGGTGCCTTGTGCTATCTCGCGTTCGTGTCGACGCGCCGGCAGGCCTTCGCATAGCTGGCAAGATGCGCCGGCAACCGGCTGCAATTTGCTGCTAACCGGCCGGCAGCCGCCCCTTTGTGGCCGCCTCGACAAGCCCGTTCCCCGGGGCGGGCCGATCAATAGGTCTGATTCGCGCTCGCCGCACCTGCACTTCTACGCGCGGTCAGGAACTGGCCGAGCATGATCGTGCGGCGCTCGATCAGCAGATACATGGCGGTGGCGACCGGAATCTCGAGCGCGGCCGCTATCAGGATGGAGCGCCACATCGTGCTCGCGGACGGCATCAGATGAATCACCGTCAGCAGCACGATCGTATGCGTGAGGTACAGGCTGTATGAAATCTGGCCCAGAAACGCGAACGGCCGCGCCTCGAGCAGCTTGGCAAAGCGCGCCGATACGAGCGACGTGCAGATCAGTCCAGCAGAACCCGCGGTAACGAGCCAGTCGTACAAATACTGTCCGGCCGGACCGAGCTTCATCGAGAGCGCCCCGCGCGACAGGAAATACAGCAACACCGAGATCACCAGCACCGGGCGCAAGCGGCCGTTCTTCATCAGCCACTGGCGCCACGCGGTGCGATGCACGGCCAGCACGGCGCCGACGACAAACATGCCCGCGTAGTGCAGCGTCATGGGCCAGTCGCCGCCGAAATTCGCGCCTTGCGGATCGTCGCCTTCGAGCAGGATCAGCATGAACGAGACGATCGAGACGCAGAGCGCGACCACGATCGACGTGCGCGCCGATACGCGGGCGACCCATGCGACCACGAATGGCATGACGATCGAAATCCGCAGTTCGTAGATCAGCGTCCAGATAACGGGAATCATCTGGCCAGCCCGATATTTCCCGATAAAGAGCAGATGGTCGGCGATCTCCGTGCCGGTAAACGGGCCGCTCCATACTTCGTTGCCCCATCCGCCGAGCCATTTGATTGGCTTCACGTCGAGCGCATTCACGATCGAGAAGGTCGCGACCAGCACGACCAGATACGGCAAATAAATCCGGCAAATCCGTTTGACCAGGAAATCTTTATACGAAATACTTCGACCCGAGCGCAATTGCAATGTCAAAACGAATCCGCTCAGTATAAAAAAGAGAATAACTGCCTGATGGCCCAGTGAGTTCACACGAAAAGGTGACTGGGAAGCCCACTCGAGCGGGCCGACCAGGGCAAAATGACTGATCACCACCGACAGCGCGGCGACGCCGCGTAGCGCATCGAGCTGATGGTAATGCTGTCGACTGGAAACACTCGGTTCTGTCATCCGTTGAATACCCGCGGCGAAGAACAGGCAAATAGGCATGCGAAAGGCGCGCTCGCGAGCGCGCCCATCGTCAAGGGGTTTTCAGTACCCGCCTGTTCAGGTGTTCATGATTGATATGTTTAATTCTGACAGCAGTCGGCGGGAAGGTTTGAATAACTTTCTAATACTTTTAGTTTTTTATATTTTTGTCGCGGATTATTACGTGCGAAAGGATCGGCCTTTGCGACGACTACCAGTCAGGCAGGATTTTATTATTTTTGCGTAATTTTTACCCTCCGGTTCAAAAGTTACCGGGAGGCCATCGTTAAACATTGCACGGCGTGATATTTGTATCGATTTCTGCGAGTTTCCGGCAATCAGCTTGCATTTCATGCCAATGTTGACTGGGCCGCTAACGCTCTCGCGTTGCTCGATACTCGACACCCGGCAGCACGCAAAGCAATTCGAAAGCGAGGTTTGCACCGAGCAGCGCGGTCGTGCCGAATGGATCGTAGGGCGGCGCGACTTCGACGAGATCCGCGCCGATCACATTGAGCCCGTGGGCGCCGCGAATGATCTCGAGCGCCTGAGGCACGGTGAGCCCCGCGATTTCCGGCGTGCCGGTACCGGGTGCAAAAGCCGGGTCGATCCCGTCGATATCGAACGTGATATACACGGGTGCAGTGCCGATCCGTTCGCGCACGCGCGCCATCAGCGGCGCAAGCGAACGATTCCAGCACGCTTGCGCCTGCACTACTTCGAAGCCCTGGTCGCAGCACCAGTCGAAGTCTTCGGCCGCGTAACCGGTGCCGCGCAGTCCGATCTGCACGACGCGCTCGCAGTCGAGCAGCCCCTCTTCGACCGCGCGCCTGAACGGCGTGCCGTGCGCGATCTTCTCGCCCATCATCGTGTCGTTGACGTCTGCATGCGCGTCGACGTGGATCAGCGCGACCTTGCCGTGCCGCCGGTGCATCGCGCGCAGGATCGGCAGCGCAATCGTATGGTCGCCGCCGAGCGTGATCGGCTTCGCGCCGTGCGCGAGGATCTCGTCATAGGCGGTTTCGATGCGTGCGATCGAATCGTGGAGGTTATACGGGTTGATCGCGACGTCGCCGATGTCGGCAACGCGCAGCGAATCGAACGGCGCGGCACGCGTGGCCATGTTGTACGGTCGCAGCAGCACCGATTCGCTGCGGATCTGGCGCGGCCCGAAACGCGCACCGGTGCGGTTCGACGTGCCGAGATCGAACGGCACGCCGACAAAGCATGCGTCGAGCCCTTCCGGAGAGCCCGCATTGGGCAAACGCATCATCGTCGCGATGCCGCCGCAACGCGGCATCACGTTGCCCGAGAGCGGCTGCGGGCGCTCGGACGACAGGTCCGGGCAGACAAAGGACGACTTGTTCATCGCGGTTCACCGGTCAGAGGTGGGGGCATGAAATCCGGTCGCCGCAGCCGGCAAGCCTAGCCGTTGATCACGTCCGCCCCTTTCGGCACCGTGAACTTGAACGCATCGGCAGGCAGCGATGGATTCTTCTGAATATTCGAGAACTTCAGCAGCGTCACATTTCCGAATACGTCATGCAGTTCCATCGCTTCGAGGTTGCCGTCGCGAAAACCGATGCCGATGCGCTGGAACTGCGTGTCTTTTGATTTTGGCACCAGTTCGAGCCAGTCGATACCCGCTTTCACCCCAGCATCCTTCAACGTGAAGTTCTGCTCGAGATCGTTGCTGCCGAACAGGATCGCCGCCGGACTTGCGCCGAGCGCGCCGCCGAGCGCGCGCACGGTGACCTGGTTCAGGTCCTTGTCGTAGACGTACAGCTTGTCGCCGTCGGCCTGCAGAAGCTGCTCGTACGGCTTCTGATACTGCCAGATGAACTTGCCGGGACGCGCGAACGAGAATGTGCCGCTCGACACCGTATTGCCCCTCATGCCCTGCGTCGACAGCGTGCCGCTAGCGCCCTTGGCGTTATTCGGCACGTGGATTTCGGTCTGCACGAAGTCGCCGCGCGCCGCATGGACCTGCGAGATGAATTGCTTCAACTGGTCCGTGCCGCTCGCGAACACGGGCGAGGCGACGAACAGCGTCGCGCAAGCCGCCATGCACGTCACGACGCGGGCGAGGTAGGCGATACGACCGACGCGCCGCGCAAGCGCACGTGCGACGCTGCCGCGAACGCGGGAATCACCGAAGCGGGCGTCAAGCCCGCCGACGTAATGCTGCATCGATTTCTCTCCGTGGAAAAAACAGGAAGCGCGACACGCGCTGCCGACGAGGCCGGCGAAACGACGACAACGACGACGACGACAACGGCCCGCCGCCGCGCAGACGAACGCGCGACGCTCAAGCCGCGTTCATTCGGCCTCGCGCGCCGGCACAAGAATTTCGCGGTTGCCGTTCGACGACATCGCCGATACGAGCCCCGATTGCTCCATCTGTTCGAGCAGCCGCGCCGCACGGTTATAGCCGATGCGCAGATGCCGCTGCACGAGCGAAATGGACGCGCGGCGATTCTTGATGACGATTTCGACCGCCTGGTCGTAAAGAGGATCCGCTTCACCGCCGCCCGCGCCGCCGCCGGCGCCTTCGACCGAGCCTTCATCGCCTTCGCCCGACACGCCGCCTTCGAGAATGCCCTCGATATAGTTCGGCTCGCCCTGCTCCTTGAGCTTGTCGACGACACGATGCACTTCGTCGTCGGACACGAATGCGCCGTGCACGCGAACCGGCAGGCCGGTGCCCGGCGGCAGATAAAGCATGTCGCCCATGCCGAGCAGCGATTCGGCGCCCTGCTGGTCGAGAATCGTGCGCGAGTCGATTTTCGACGACACCTGGAACGCCATCCGCGTCGGCACGTTGGCCTTGATCAGGCCCGTGATCACGTCGACCGACGGACGCTGCGTCGCGAGGATCAAATGGATGCCGGCGGCCCGCGCCTTCTGCGCGATACGCGCGATCAGCTCTTCGACCTTCTTGCCGACCACCATCATGAGGTCGGCGAGTTCGTCGATGACGACGACGATATTCGGCAGCCGCGACAGCGGTTCCGGCTCGTCGGGCGTCAGGCTGAACGGATTCGGAATCTTTTCCTCGCGCTTCGTCGCCTCGTCGATCTTGTTGTTGTAGCCCGCGAGGTTGCGCACGCCGAGCTTGCTCATCAGCTTGTAGCGGCGCTCCATTTCGGCGACGGTCCAGTTGAGCGCGTGCCCCGCCTGGCGCATGTCGGTGACGACCGGACACAGCAGATGCGGAATGCCTTCGTAGACGCTCATTTCGAGCATCTTCGGGTCGATCAGGATCATGCGGACCTGGTCGGCGCTCGCCTTGTACAGCAGCGAAAGAATCATCGCGTTGATACCGACCGACTTGCCCGAGCCGGTCGTGCCGGCGACGAGCAGGTGCGGCATCTTCGCGAGATCGGCGCAGACCGGGTTGCCGCCGATGTCTTTACCGAGGCCCATGGTGAGCGGCGAGGCCGCGTCCGCATAGACGGCCGAGCCGAGAATTTCGGACAGACGCACCGTTTGGCGGCGCTGGTTCGGCAACTCGAGCGCCATGAAGTTCTTGCCCGGGATCGTCTCGACCACGCGGATCGACACGAGCGAAAGCGAGCGCGCGAGGTCTTTCGCGAGATTGACGATCTGGCTGCCCTTCACGCCCGTGGCAGGCTCGATTTCATAGCGCGTGACGACCGGTCCCGGATACGCGGCGACCACGCTGACGTCGACGCCGAAATCCTTGAGCTTCTTCTCGATCAGGCGCGACGTGAACTCGAGCGTGTCGGCCGAAATGGTTTCCTGGGTGGCCGGCGCCGGGTCGAGCAGCGCGATCGGCGGCAGCGTCGAATCGCCGGGCAGGTCGGTGAAGAGCGGCACCTGCCGTTCCTTTTCGACACGCGCGGACTTCTCGGGCGTCACGACGGGCGGCACGATCGTGACCGGCTCGTGCTCCTCGATCTTCACGCGGCTCTGCTCGACCTTGCCCTCGCGCTTCACCGCCGCGGCCTCGCCGGCCTTGCGGTCGCGCACCGCCTCGCGGCGCAGCTTCGCGAGCGTGACCGCGGAAATGATCGATTCGCCGACGCGCTCGGCCACCGAAAGCCACGAAAAGCGGAAATACAGCGACAGCCCGATCGCAAGCACGAGCAGCAGCGCCAGCGTGCCGCCGGTGAAGCCGAGCGCATGCGACACCGCGCGCGCCACCGCTTCGCCGACCACGCCGCCCGGCGCACGCGGCAGTTGCACCTTCAGCGACCACATGCGCATTGCTTCGATGCCGTCGCACGCGAGCAGCACGAGCACGAATGCGCCCGCTTCGGCGAGCCACGTGTGATCGCGCGGCGCGTCTTCGTCGACCGATTCGTTGCGGGTGATGCGGCGGTAGTTCGCCGAAATGCGCCGTGCGAGCAGTACGACCCACCAGTACGCAGACAGGCCGAACAGCAGCAGCAGGATGTCGGAAGTCCAGGCGCCGACGCGGCCGGCCCAGTTCGCGATACGGTCGACCTGCGCCGCATGCGTCCAGCTCGGATCGTGCCGGCTGTAGCTGACGAGAGCCATCAGCAGGAAGACGCCGAGCGCGACCTGCAGAATCCAGCGGATTTCGGTGAAGAGGCGCGACATGCGGTGCGGCAATGCCTGCGCGTTCGCGGAATAGGTAGCTTTTGCCATTGATCCTTAGCGTGTGCGACCGGCGCCGGGTTGCCGCGCTCAGGGCGTGCGCTCAGGGGCATGCGCGCGAGTCCTCGCTCGTCGAGTTCCCGCTTTGCCCTGTCAGGCCGCGTACTCGTGCGGCTCGGGCCGCCGGTCGTTGATCGAGGGCTATTGTAAACGCACTGCCCGGCGCGAGGCTGTAAGTGACGGTAACGGACAACACCTTGTAGCCGGTTTGCGCTGTTTTTACCCGCTTTGTGCCCGCTTTGTGTCGTTGCGCATCGCATTGCCGCACAAAACAGCGCTTTCGCAGGCCCGCGGCGCTATCGTCGCGATTGCAAAGCGCGATGAGGCGGGCAGACCTGGCGACCTTTATAATGCCGGTTTGGTTCCTATCTACTGCGCAACAGTGCTGATACCGGCCTTGCACCCGCGGGCCGAACGCTTCTTACGGATTTCGATCATGCCAGCATCCACGACAAAACATGCAAAGGTCCTGATTCTCGGTTCCGGCCCGGCCGGCTACACGGCGGCGGTCTATGCGGCGCGGGCCAATCTGTCGCCGGTGCTCGTCACGGGGCTCGCGCAGGGTGGCCAGTTGATGACCACGACCGACGTCGAGAACTGGCCGGCCGATCCGAACGGCGTGCAGGGTCCGGAGCTCATGCAGCGCTTCCTCGAACACGCGGAGCGCTTCAACACCGAGATCATCTTCGATCACATCCACACCGCGAAGCTCAATGAAAAGCCGATCCGGCTGATCGGCGATTCGGGCGAATACACGTGCGATGCGCTGATCATCGCGACGGGCGCGTCGGCGCAGTATCTGGGTCTGCCGTCCGAGGAGCTGTTCATGGGCCGCGGCGTGTCCGCGTGCGCGACGTGCGACGGGTTCTTCTACAAGCAGCAGCACGTGGCCGTGGTCGGCGGCGGCAACACGGCGGTCGAGGAAGCGCTGTACCTCGCCGGCATCGCGAACAAGGTCACCGTCATTCACCGCCGCGACAAGTTCCGCGCCGAGCCGATCCTGATCGACCGCCTGCTCGAGAAAGAGAAGGAAGGCGTCGTCGAGATCAAATGGAACCATGTGCTCGACGAGGTGAAGGGCAACGAAGGCGGCGTCAACGCTGTCCGCATCAAGCACGCGCAAACGGGCGAAACGACCGATATCGAACTGCAGGGCCTCTTCGTGGCGATCGGCCACAAGCCGAACACCGACATCTTCGAAGGGCAGCTCGATATGAAGAACGGCTACATCATCACGAAGTGCGGGCTGCAGGGCAACGCCACCGCGACGAGTGTGCCGGGCGTGTTCGCTGCCGGCGACGTGCAGGACCACGTCTATCGTCAGGCGATCACGAGCGCGGGCACCGGCTGCATGGCCGCGCTCGATGCGCAACGCTACCTCGAGAGCATTCACGAGTCGATCGGCGAACGCGCCATGAGCGCGGAAGCGGAACGGTAAAACACCGCTAGCGCCGATAGCACCGATACGAAGGGCCGCTGCCTCACCATGGGCAGCGGCCCTTCTCGTTAAAACGCCTGCGCGCCGGTCCTGAACACACTGACGACGCCGTTCATGCGCTCCGCCTGCTCGCGCAACGACGCCGCCGCGGCCGCCGCCTGCTCGACGAGCGCCGCATTCTGTTGCGTGACCGAATCCATTTGCGTCACCGCCTGCGTGACCTGTTCGATGCCGTCGCTCTGTTCCTCCGATGCCGCGGAAATCTCGACGGTGATCTCGGTCACGCGCCGCACTGCCTCGTTGATCTCGTCCATCGTCCTGCCCGCGCGGCCCACCAGTTGCGTGCCGTTGCCGACGCGTTCGACCGATTTGTCGATCAACGCCTTGATCTCTTTCGCCGCGGCCCCGCTGCGCTGCGCGAGCGTGCGCACCTCGCCGGCCACGACCGCGAAGCCGCGCCCATCCTCGCCTGCGCGCGCCGCTTCGACTGCCGCGTTCAGCGCGAGAATATTCGTCTGGAACGCGATGCCTTCGATCACGCCGATGATGTCGGCGATCTGCTGCGAGCTGCCGTTGATCTCGCCCATCGTCGACACGACCTGTGAAATCACGTCGCTGCCCGTCTGGGCGACGCTCGTCGCCTCGCGCGCGAGGTTCGTCGCCTGGCGCGCGTTCTCGGTGTTCTGACGCACGGTCGACGTCAGTTCGGTCATGCTCGAAGCGGTTTCGCCGAGCGACGCGGCCTGCTCCTCGGTCCGCTGCGACAGATCGATATTGCCGGCCGAAATCTGTTTGGTCGCCGTGGCGATCGACTGCGCGCTGTCTCGCACCGCGGTAATCGTCTCGGTAAGCCGCGTCTGCATCGTCTGCAGCCCTTCCATCAGGCGGCCCATTTCATCGCGCGAACGCACTTCGATGCGATGGCTCAGGTCGCCGTCGGCGATACGGCGGAACTGCAGCAACGCTTCGCCGAGCGGCCCCGCGATCGATTTTTGCAGCGTGTACCAGGCGAACACCGCCAACGCGAGCCCGACGGCAAGGCCCGCCGCCGCGATCACGAGAATCGCGTCGAAACGCTTTTGCGCGGCCTCGTAGAGCGCGCGCGCCTGGTCAGCCTGCATCGACTCGAGTTGCATGGTGCGGTCGGTCACCTCGTTGAAAGGCGCGGTCATCTTGTGCGAGATCAGATCGCTCAATGCGGCCGTATCGTGCCGATCGATCGCCGCGTAGACCTGCGCGACCGGTCCGGACATCGCTTCGGCACGCTTCGCTTCGACCTCGTCGCTCAGGCGCATCTCGTCGGCGGCCGCGGGCCGCGCGCGGTAGGTTTGCCAAGCCTTGTCGGCAATGTCGAACTGCTCTTTCGCGCGCTGCCGCAGATTGGCGACGTCCGGGCTATCGGGCTGCGCGGCGATGCGATCGAGCACGAGGCGTCCGCGTGCAACGTAGAAATCGTATTTGCCGAGTGCGATCGCCGACGCGAGCTGATCCGTATACAGCTCCTTCTGATCGTTGTTGCTCATTGCGATGCCGACGACGCCGAGGATTGCGCCGACGATCATCAGCAAGCCGAGAAATCCCATCGCAAGCGCGAGACGGATACGGATCGTGATATTTCTGAACATGAAAACCCTCAGGAAGAGAAAGCGCAACGAAAGGTCGCGCGCTACGGAACGAATCCGTTCTCTTCGGGTTTACGGCAGCGCGTTCACGATGTGTAGAACGATGTGACGACGGGTCATCACAGAATCGGCGAGTTCTTTGCGCCAGATCAAATTTGCATGCACGAATGCGGGCACGCGACGTCGTGCCTTTCGCTTCGGTCAACGCGATTTCGCGCAATGCCGGCGCCCGATGCGTCCCATGAGGCGCGTGCGATTCGACGGGAAGCATTCGTTCCTTGAAGTGTTGTGAAAGAGGCCGCGCTATCGTCGACACGATGTCCGGTCGAGGGCATAGGCGACGACGACGGCTGGCCCCTCGTCGTCGTTGTACCTGCAACTGTTTTGAGGAAAGGAGAATCTGATGAAAAACATCCGTCTCGCTGCTGTCTGCGCATCGGCGCTCGTATTCGTTTCGTTCGGCGCGCATGCGCAATCGTCAAGAGTGACGCGCGCCCAGGTCAATGCGGAACTCGCGCAACTGTCGGCCGCCGGCTATAACGGCGAAAAGGTGACCTATCCGGACCGTCTGCAAGCCACTGAACGCCGCATCGAAGCATCGGGCGCGGCGCAAATGAACAACGCCGCCGGCGGTTATGGCGGCGTCGCACCGGGCACTTCGGCTCAGTAACCCGACAGTCACTCGAGCACGCATCAACGCAACGTATCAACTCAACGCGACCACGCCGAGCAGCACCCGGCCGCACATAACAAGGCAGCAAACGCAATGCGCGCCATGCTGCCTTCGTCAATCCCAGCGCTCCCTGTTTCGCCGCGCCTCGCTGCGCGGGTGCCTGCGCTTGTAGCCGGTCAGCATGGCGGCGAGCAGATTCTCGCGTGTCCAGACGCTCATCACGATCACCGCGGCAATATGGACACACACGCAGACTTCGAGTGCGACCGCGAGCAGCGTGTGAATTTCCTCGGGCCAGTCTTCGCCCCAGAACGCATCGAGGCGCATCAGCCAGCCCGTCAATGCGAGCGCGACGACCAGCGCCCACATCATCAGCGCCATCAATGCGCCAAGCGGATTGTGCGACAGATGATGCGCGGGCCGGCCTGATGCCAGCGAGCGCAGATACGCCAGCAGGCGCGAACGGGCGGGCCACCACGCGGAGAAGCGCGCGTAACGCGTGCCGACCACGCCCCACACGATACGCGCACCGACCAATGCAGCCGCCGCATAGCCAAGCTTGCGGTGCAGCGGATCGGTCGGGCCGAACAGATTCCAGATCACGATGCCCGCGACGACCCAGTGCGTGATGCGCACCCACCAGTCCCAGACGCGGATTCGAGCAGTGTCGGACATCGCGGGCAGTCAGGAAAAGTTATCGCACACTCGAATTCGCCGGCTTCAATCGATCTCCGACTTCACGACGTCGAGCGTTTTCGTATCGAAGTAAATTTCCACCTTCCTGCCCTCCTTGTCGGTGCCGTAGATCTCGTAGCAGTGGCCGTCCACCTTGAACTTGCGGATCTTGTAGCCCTGCCCTTCGAGTTGCGCGCGCGCGTCGGACTCTTTCATCCATTCGTCTTTCGGATGCGCGGTGCAGTCCGCCTTCGCGAACGCGGCCCCCGAAAAACCGAGCGCCACGATCATCGTCAC
The nucleotide sequence above comes from Paraburkholderia sp. SOS3. Encoded proteins:
- a CDS encoding acyltransferase family protein; translated protein: MPICLFFAAGIQRMTEPSVSSRQHYHQLDALRGVAALSVVISHFALVGPLEWASQSPFRVNSLGHQAVILFFILSGFVLTLQLRSGRSISYKDFLVKRICRIYLPYLVVLVATFSIVNALDVKPIKWLGGWGNEVWSGPFTGTEIADHLLFIGKYRAGQMIPVIWTLIYELRISIVMPFVVAWVARVSARTSIVVALCVSIVSFMLILLEGDDPQGANFGGDWPMTLHYAGMFVVGAVLAVHRTAWRQWLMKNGRLRPVLVISVLLYFLSRGALSMKLGPAGQYLYDWLVTAGSAGLICTSLVSARFAKLLEARPFAFLGQISYSLYLTHTIVLLTVIHLMPSASTMWRSILIAAALEIPVATAMYLLIERRTIMLGQFLTARRSAGAASANQTY
- the speB gene encoding agmatinase, giving the protein MNKSSFVCPDLSSERPQPLSGNVMPRCGGIATMMRLPNAGSPEGLDACFVGVPFDLGTSNRTGARFGPRQIRSESVLLRPYNMATRAAPFDSLRVADIGDVAINPYNLHDSIARIETAYDEILAHGAKPITLGGDHTIALPILRAMHRRHGKVALIHVDAHADVNDTMMGEKIAHGTPFRRAVEEGLLDCERVVQIGLRGTGYAAEDFDWCCDQGFEVVQAQACWNRSLAPLMARVRERIGTAPVYITFDIDGIDPAFAPGTGTPEIAGLTVPQALEIIRGAHGLNVIGADLVEVAPPYDPFGTTALLGANLAFELLCVLPGVEYRATRER
- the lolA gene encoding outer membrane lipoprotein chaperone LolA — protein: MQHYVGGLDARFGDSRVRGSVARALARRVGRIAYLARVVTCMAACATLFVASPVFASGTDQLKQFISQVHAARGDFVQTEIHVPNNAKGASGTLSTQGMRGNTVSSGTFSFARPGKFIWQYQKPYEQLLQADGDKLYVYDKDLNQVTVRALGGALGASPAAILFGSNDLEQNFTLKDAGVKAGIDWLELVPKSKDTQFQRIGIGFRDGNLEAMELHDVFGNVTLLKFSNIQKNPSLPADAFKFTVPKGADVING
- a CDS encoding DNA translocase FtsK — protein: MAKATYSANAQALPHRMSRLFTEIRWILQVALGVFLLMALVSYSRHDPSWTHAAQVDRIANWAGRVGAWTSDILLLLFGLSAYWWVVLLARRISANYRRITRNESVDEDAPRDHTWLAEAGAFVLVLLACDGIEAMRMWSLKVQLPRAPGGVVGEAVARAVSHALGFTGGTLALLLVLAIGLSLYFRFSWLSVAERVGESIISAVTLAKLRREAVRDRKAGEAAAVKREGKVEQSRVKIEEHEPVTIVPPVVTPEKSARVEKERQVPLFTDLPGDSTLPPIALLDPAPATQETISADTLEFTSRLIEKKLKDFGVDVSVVAAYPGPVVTRYEIEPATGVKGSQIVNLAKDLARSLSLVSIRVVETIPGKNFMALELPNQRRQTVRLSEILGSAVYADAASPLTMGLGKDIGGNPVCADLAKMPHLLVAGTTGSGKSVGINAMILSLLYKASADQVRMILIDPKMLEMSVYEGIPHLLCPVVTDMRQAGHALNWTVAEMERRYKLMSKLGVRNLAGYNNKIDEATKREEKIPNPFSLTPDEPEPLSRLPNIVVVIDELADLMMVVGKKVEELIARIAQKARAAGIHLILATQRPSVDVITGLIKANVPTRMAFQVSSKIDSRTILDQQGAESLLGMGDMLYLPPGTGLPVRVHGAFVSDDEVHRVVDKLKEQGEPNYIEGILEGGVSGEGDEGSVEGAGGGAGGGEADPLYDQAVEIVIKNRRASISLVQRHLRIGYNRAARLLEQMEQSGLVSAMSSNGNREILVPAREAE
- the trxB gene encoding thioredoxin-disulfide reductase, whose product is MPASTTKHAKVLILGSGPAGYTAAVYAARANLSPVLVTGLAQGGQLMTTTDVENWPADPNGVQGPELMQRFLEHAERFNTEIIFDHIHTAKLNEKPIRLIGDSGEYTCDALIIATGASAQYLGLPSEELFMGRGVSACATCDGFFYKQQHVAVVGGGNTAVEEALYLAGIANKVTVIHRRDKFRAEPILIDRLLEKEKEGVVEIKWNHVLDEVKGNEGGVNAVRIKHAQTGETTDIELQGLFVAIGHKPNTDIFEGQLDMKNGYIITKCGLQGNATATSVPGVFAAGDVQDHVYRQAITSAGTGCMAALDAQRYLESIHESIGERAMSAEAER
- a CDS encoding methyl-accepting chemotaxis protein; amino-acid sequence: MFRNITIRIRLALAMGFLGLLMIVGAILGVVGIAMSNNDQKELYTDQLASAIALGKYDFYVARGRLVLDRIAAQPDSPDVANLRQRAKEQFDIADKAWQTYRARPAAADEMRLSDEVEAKRAEAMSGPVAQVYAAIDRHDTAALSDLISHKMTAPFNEVTDRTMQLESMQADQARALYEAAQKRFDAILVIAAAGLAVGLALAVFAWYTLQKSIAGPLGEALLQFRRIADGDLSHRIEVRSRDEMGRLMEGLQTMQTRLTETITAVRDSAQSIATATKQISAGNIDLSQRTEEQAASLGETASSMTELTSTVRQNTENARQATNLAREATSVAQTGSDVISQVVSTMGEINGSSQQIADIIGVIEGIAFQTNILALNAAVEAARAGEDGRGFAVVAGEVRTLAQRSGAAAKEIKALIDKSVERVGNGTQLVGRAGRTMDEINEAVRRVTEITVEISAASEEQSDGIEQVTQAVTQMDSVTQQNAALVEQAAAAAASLREQAERMNGVVSVFRTGAQAF
- a CDS encoding DUF4148 domain-containing protein — translated: MKNIRLAAVCASALVFVSFGAHAQSSRVTRAQVNAELAQLSAAGYNGEKVTYPDRLQATERRIEASGAAQMNNAAGGYGGVAPGTSAQ
- a CDS encoding cytochrome b/b6 domain-containing protein, which translates into the protein MSDTARIRVWDWWVRITHWVVAGIVIWNLFGPTDPLHRKLGYAAAALVGARIVWGVVGTRYARFSAWWPARSRLLAYLRSLASGRPAHHLSHNPLGALMALMMWALVVALALTGWLMRLDAFWGEDWPEEIHTLLAVALEVCVCVHIAAVIVMSVWTRENLLAAMLTGYKRRHPRSEARRNRERWD
- a CDS encoding PepSY domain-containing protein; translation: MLKLVTMIVALGFSGAAFAKADCTAHPKDEWMKESDARAQLEGQGYKIRKFKVDGHCYEIYGTDKEGRKVEIYFDTKTLDVVKSEID